A region from the Corylus avellana chromosome ca7, CavTom2PMs-1.0 genome encodes:
- the LOC132187439 gene encoding uncharacterized protein LOC132187439 isoform X1: MSLTCVKMSEDVWLTCLTHALSTETEEIMGLLLGDIEYSKNGSVTALIWGASPQTRSDRRKDRVETNPEQLAAASAQAERMTTLTGRTTRVIGWYHSHPHITVLPSHVDVRTQAMYQLLDSGFIGLIFSCFSEDVNKVGRIQVIAFQSSDGKQSHLSRPISLSPVNRSSIIDVESSLSSSENASVRSGSARVESPEQDTGDSKVAGANKGGGRSSDLGVFFANADASYIGRERVGGNHHTDSSDNVIVDIDPMDMSESMQEAMHRSNLDMSGAEYIRKEIPLHVLTTSSLIKLDSPLMSFADLQRVIYEEERAAYNQAIFQNLRDEKVHPLTFIHHTSTYQASMCKLMEYCLSPAINALQDRLKENEIRLATLINEAKALEAEAPKGGESSSGSPRQVPSHGVRGNASFGHRDLYSSAEPMSMRGVAGSGSRSRKGSQ, encoded by the exons TACTCAAAGAATGGGAGTGTAACTGCACTAATTTGGGGAGCATCACCTCAAACTCGATCAGATCGGCGAAAGGACCGTGTGGAGACTAATCCTGAACAATTGGCTGCTGCATCAGCTCAGGCTGAG AGAATGACCACATTGACCGGAAGAACAACAAGAGTAATTGGGTGGTATCATTCACATCCTCATATTACAGTTCTTCCTTCCCATGTTG ATGTGCGGACTCAGGCAATGTATCAACTTCTAGATTCTGGGTTTATTGGGTtaatattttcctgttttaGTGAAGATGTAAACAAG GTTGGGAGAATCCAAGTCATTGCTTTCCAGTCCTCAGATGGGAAGCAGAGTCATTTGTCAAGACCTATATCTCTGTCCCCTGTAAATAGAAGTTCTATTATAGATGTTGAATCATCTTTAAGTTCCTCAGAAAATGCGTCAGTAAGATCTGGCTCTGCAAGGGTGGAGAGCCCGGAACAAGACACTGGAGATTCAAAAGTTGCTGGAGCTAATAAG GGTGGTGGAAGATCCTCAGACTTGGGCGTTTTCTTTGCTAATGCCGATGCCAGCTATATAGGGAGGGAAAGGGTGGGAGGCAATCACCACACTGATAGCTCAGACAACGTCATTGTGGATATAGACCCCATGGATATGTCAGAAAGTATGCAAGAAGCAATGCACCGTTCAAATTTGGACATGAG TGGTGCAGAGTATATCAGGAAAGAAATTCCTCTTCATGTTTTGACAACGTCATCCCTTATTAAGCTTGATTCACCTTTAATGTCATTTGCGGACTTGCAGCGTGTGATATATGAGGAGGAGCGGGCCGCTTATAACCAAGccatatttcaaaatttgag GGATGAGAAAGTACATCCTCTTACTTTCATACATCACACCTCAACTTATCAGGCTTCCATGTGCAAGTTAATGGAATATTG TTTAAGTCCTGCCATAAATGCACTCCAGGACCgcttaaaagaaaatgaaattcgG TTAGCAACCCTGATCAATGAAGCCAAGGCTTTAGAGGCCGAGGCTCCTAAAGGAGGTGAATCAAGTTCAGGATCTCCTCGTCAAGTTCCATCGCATGGTGTTCGAGGAAACGCTTCCTTTGGCCACAGGGATCTGTATAGTTCAGCTGAACCCATGAGCATGAGGGGTGTTGCTGGTTCTGGAAGCCGGAGCAGAAAAGGGTCTCAGTGA
- the LOC132187439 gene encoding uncharacterized protein LOC132187439 isoform X2: MTTLTGRTTRVIGWYHSHPHITVLPSHVDVRTQAMYQLLDSGFIGLIFSCFSEDVNKVGRIQVIAFQSSDGKQSHLSRPISLSPVNRSSIIDVESSLSSSENASVRSGSARVESPEQDTGDSKVAGANKGGGRSSDLGVFFANADASYIGRERVGGNHHTDSSDNVIVDIDPMDMSESMQEAMHRSNLDMSGAEYIRKEIPLHVLTTSSLIKLDSPLMSFADLQRVIYEEERAAYNQAIFQNLRDEKVHPLTFIHHTSTYQASMCKLMEYCLSPAINALQDRLKENEIRLATLINEAKALEAEAPKGGESSSGSPRQVPSHGVRGNASFGHRDLYSSAEPMSMRGVAGSGSRSRKGSQ, from the exons ATGACCACATTGACCGGAAGAACAACAAGAGTAATTGGGTGGTATCATTCACATCCTCATATTACAGTTCTTCCTTCCCATGTTG ATGTGCGGACTCAGGCAATGTATCAACTTCTAGATTCTGGGTTTATTGGGTtaatattttcctgttttaGTGAAGATGTAAACAAG GTTGGGAGAATCCAAGTCATTGCTTTCCAGTCCTCAGATGGGAAGCAGAGTCATTTGTCAAGACCTATATCTCTGTCCCCTGTAAATAGAAGTTCTATTATAGATGTTGAATCATCTTTAAGTTCCTCAGAAAATGCGTCAGTAAGATCTGGCTCTGCAAGGGTGGAGAGCCCGGAACAAGACACTGGAGATTCAAAAGTTGCTGGAGCTAATAAG GGTGGTGGAAGATCCTCAGACTTGGGCGTTTTCTTTGCTAATGCCGATGCCAGCTATATAGGGAGGGAAAGGGTGGGAGGCAATCACCACACTGATAGCTCAGACAACGTCATTGTGGATATAGACCCCATGGATATGTCAGAAAGTATGCAAGAAGCAATGCACCGTTCAAATTTGGACATGAG TGGTGCAGAGTATATCAGGAAAGAAATTCCTCTTCATGTTTTGACAACGTCATCCCTTATTAAGCTTGATTCACCTTTAATGTCATTTGCGGACTTGCAGCGTGTGATATATGAGGAGGAGCGGGCCGCTTATAACCAAGccatatttcaaaatttgag GGATGAGAAAGTACATCCTCTTACTTTCATACATCACACCTCAACTTATCAGGCTTCCATGTGCAAGTTAATGGAATATTG TTTAAGTCCTGCCATAAATGCACTCCAGGACCgcttaaaagaaaatgaaattcgG TTAGCAACCCTGATCAATGAAGCCAAGGCTTTAGAGGCCGAGGCTCCTAAAGGAGGTGAATCAAGTTCAGGATCTCCTCGTCAAGTTCCATCGCATGGTGTTCGAGGAAACGCTTCCTTTGGCCACAGGGATCTGTATAGTTCAGCTGAACCCATGAGCATGAGGGGTGTTGCTGGTTCTGGAAGCCGGAGCAGAAAAGGGTCTCAGTGA